Proteins from a single region of Pithys albifrons albifrons isolate INPA30051 chromosome 12, PitAlb_v1, whole genome shotgun sequence:
- the MEAK7 gene encoding MTOR-associated protein MEAK7 produces the protein MGNAESNAYQNHLSRFLPEEQSDIDGVFDTLSGSSGSAGGKNAKATKKTVTLAALQAHTREPLPEQMTVRLYNGMKSIDLPGKSSGLSEQVAKEQFVIFMSNLLKGNADEKITIIMRMISKTEGPVKGKQIQEFTEDLITSVVHVLSYRKELKGWNLENTRDSASGVKALAAQLLSELKLPDGAKPVSPQLLETSFDQRVVEDWVYRVPQISVFLSVVIRQGLHVLHSLPDQTNDILNLVPRCKGMKGRGLVSLFDIPSIIYINSHLPAELQHKWQLLFSSRVHGESFSQLCGHIVNKGPCIVILRDLDGYLFGGFASHSWEVKPQFQGDNRCFLFSVFPSLAVYTYTGYNDHFMYLNHGQQTMPNGLGMGGQHGYFGLWIDSDYGKGHSKAKPRCTTYNSPQLSAQEEFTLDAMEVWAVGDIPESVAKGKKSILDVDPEAQALLEMAGKTRQSEGLREPIEEDEEDEN, from the exons ATGGGAAATGCAGAAAGCAATGCCTATCAGAATCACCTTTCCAGATTCCTTCCTGAGGAGCAGTCTGACATTGATGGAGTATTTGATACCTTATCAGGATCGAGTGGCTCAGCTGGAGGAAAAAATGCCAAAGCTACAAAGAAAACTGTGACTCTGGCAGCTCTACAG GCACACACTCGGGAGCCACTGCCAGAGCAAATGACTGTTCGGTTGTACAACGGAATGAAAAGCATTGACCTGCCTGGGAAATCATCTGGGCTGAGTGAACAGGTTGCTAAGGAGCAGTTTGTAATTTTTATGTCAAACCTCTTAAAAGGGAATGCAGATGAGAAGATTACCATAATAATGAGAATGATCTCCAAGACGGAAGGGCCTGTGAAGGGCAAACAAATCCAAGAG TTCACAGAGGATCTGATCACGTCTGTAGTTCATGTACTGAGCTACAGGAAGGAACTGAAAGGTTGGAATTTGGAGAATACTCGGGATTCTGCCAGTGGAGTAAAGGCTTtggctgctcagctgctctCGGAATTGAAGCTTCCAG ATGGGGCAAAACCTGTGAGTCCTCAGCTGCTGGAGACAAGTTTTGATCAAAGGGTTGTGGAGGATTGGGTGTACAGAGTTCCCCAGATCTCCGTGTTCCTCAGTGTTGTTATCAGGCAAGGCCTCCACGTTCTGCATTCCCTCCCAGACCAAACCAACGACATTCTCAACCTTGTTCCTCGCTGCAAAGGCATGAAAGGAAGAGGACTCGTCAGTCTCTTTGACATCCCATCCATCATTTACATCAACTCccacctgcctgcagagctgcagcacaagtggcagcttttgttttcctccaggGTCCATGGGGAAAGCTTCTCCCAGCTGTGTGGGCACATAGTGAACAAAGGCCCTTGCATAGTCATCCTGAGGGACTTGGATGGTTATCTCTTTGGTGGGTTTGCATCTCACTCCTGGGAGGTGAAGCCACAGTTCCAAG GTGACAACagatgctttttgttttctgttttcccctctCTTGCTGTCTACACATACACGGGGTACAATGACCACTTCATGTATTTGAACCATGGCCAACAGACTATGCCAAATGGACTT GGGATGGGAGGACAGCACGGCTACTTCGGGCTCTGGATAGACAGTGACTATGGGAAGGGGCACAGCAAGGCCAAGCCTCGATGCACCACCTACAACAGCCCCCAGCTCTCAGCCCAGGAGGAGTTCACACTGGATGCCATGGAAGTCTGGGCAGTGGGAGACATCCCTGAAAGTGTG GCCAAAGGTAAGAAGAGTATCCTGGATGTGGATCCCGAGGCTCAGGCCTTGTTAGAAATGGCTGGAAAGACTCGTCAGAGCGAAGGTCTGCGGGAACCCATTgaagaggatgaggaggatgagAACTAA